Proteins found in one Chaetodon auriga isolate fChaAug3 chromosome 12, fChaAug3.hap1, whole genome shotgun sequence genomic segment:
- the LOC143329374 gene encoding F-box-like/WD repeat-containing protein TBL1XR1 yields the protein MSISSDEVNFLVYRYLQESGFSHSAFTFGIESHISQSNINGALVPPAALISIIQKGLQYVEAEVSINEDGTLFDGRPIESLSLIDAVMPDVVQTRQQAYRDKLAQQQQQAAGSGSGTGPQGSTKNGEGAANGEENGSHALANHHSEMMEVDRDVEIPQSKAMVLRGHESEVFICAWNPVNDLLASGSGDSTARIWNLSENSTGGSTQLVLRHCIREGGQDVPSNKDVTSLDWNSEGTLLATGSYDGFARIWTKDGNLASTLGQHKGPIFALKWNKKGNFILSAGVDKTTIIWDAHTGEAKQQFPFHSAPALDVDWQSNNTFASCSTDMCIHVCKLGQDRPVKTFQGHTNEVNAIKWDPTGSLLASCSDDMTLKIWSMKQDSCVHDLQAHSKEIYTIKWSPTGPGTNNPSANLMLASASFDSTVRLWDVERGVCIHTLTRHQEPVYSVAFSPDGRHLASGSFDKCVHIWNTQTGALVHSYRGTGGIFEVCWNATGDKVGASASDGSVCVLDLRK from the exons ATGAGCATAAGCAGTGATGAGGTCAATTTTCTGGTTTACAGATACCTGCAAGAGTCAG GCTTCTCCCACTCAGCGTTCACCTTTGGCATAGAGAGCCACATCAGCCAGTCTaacatcaatggagccctgGTGCCCCCTGCTGCCCTCATCTCCATCATCCAGAAGGGCCTGCAGTATGTGGAGGCTGAAGTCAGCATCAATGAG GACGGGACCTTATTTGACGGGCGGCCCATCGAGTCGCTGTCTCTGATCGATGCTGTGATGCCAGATGTAGTCCAGACCAGGCAGCAGGCCTACAGGGACAAGctggctcagcagcagcagcaggcggcaGGCAGTGGCAGCGGCACCGGGCCCCAGGGAAGCACCAAGAATGGAGAGGGCGCCGCCAACGGGGAGGAAAACGGATCACATGCCTTAGCCA ATCACCACTCAGAGATGATGGAGGTGGACAGGGACGTGGAGATCCCCCAGAGTAAAGCCATGGTCCTGAGGGGCCACGAATCCGAAGTTTTTATCTGTGCCTGGAACCCAGTGAATGACCTCCTCGCCTCTGG GTCTGGGGACTCAACAGCACGGATCTGGAACCTGAGTGAGAACAGCACAGGCGGATCCACCCAGCTGGTTCTGAGGCACTGCATACGGGAAGGGGGCCAGGACGTACCCAGCAACAAAGACGTCACCTCACTAGACtggaat AGTGAGGGAACGTTGCTAGCAACAGGTTCATATGATGGTTTTGCCAGAATATGGACAAAAGATG gtAACCTGGCCAGTACTCTAGGTCAGCATAAAGGTCCTATATTTGCACTCAAGTGGAATAAGAAAGGAAACTTCATCCTCAGTGCCGGCGTAGACAAG ACCACAATTATTTGGGACGCCCACACGGGAGAGGCGAAGCAACAATTTCCTTTCCACTCGG CACCAGCTCTGGACGTGGACTGGCAGAGCAACAACACGTTcgcctcctgcagcacagacatgtGCATCCATGTGTGTAAGCTGGGTCAGGACAGACCTGTCAAGACCTTCCAGGGACACACG AACGAGGTGAACGCCATCAAGTGGGATCCCACCGGCAGCTTGCTGGCCTCCTGCTCAGACGACATGACACTGAAG ATCTGGAGTATGAAGCAGGACTCGTGTGTTCATGACCTCCAGGCCCACAGTAAAGAAATCTATACCATCAAGTGGAGCCCCACAGGCCCCGGGACCAACAACCCTAGCGCCAACCTCATGCTGGCCAG CGCATCATTTGACTCAACGGTGCGTCTGTGGGACGTGGAGCGAGGGGTGTGTATCCACACACTGACCCGCCACCAGGAGCCCGTCTACAGCGTGGCCTTCAGCCCTGATGGCAGACACCTCGCCAGTGGCTCCTTCGATAAGTGTGTCCACATCTGGAACACTCAG ACGGGGGCTTTAGTCCACAGCTATCGGGGGACAGGAGGGATCTTCGAGGTTTGCTGGAACGCCACAGGGGACAAAGTAGGAGCCAGCGCGTCAGATGGATCG GTTTGTGTATTAGACCTGAGGAAATGA